The nucleotide sequence CGAACCCGGATTCACGGGGGACGCCCTGGGTCCTGCCGCCGAGCCCGATGATGATGTTGCGCAGGGCCCTGTCGTTCATGTCGAGAACCCTGTGGAAGCGCACGGTCCGCGGGTCGAGGCCCGAGCGGTTGCCCCAGTAGATGTGGTTGTCTATGGCCGCCGCGAGCAGGTTGTGCGCCGAGGTGATGGCGTGGAGGTCGCCGGTGAAGTGGAGGTTGATGTCCTCCGCCGGCAGGAGCTGCGAGTAGCCTCCCCCGGTCGCCCCGCCCTTCATCCCGAAGATCGGGCCGAGCGAGGGCTCCCTCAGGGCGATGCAGGACTTCAGGCCGAGCCTGGCCAGCCCCTGCGCCAGGCCGATCGAGGTGGTGGTCTTGCCTTCGCCGGCGGGTGTCGGGGTCATGGCGGAGACGAGTATCAGGCGCCCCTGTCCCTTCGATCTCTTGCGCACGGCGTCGAGGCGGACCTTGGCCTTGTCGTCCCCGTAGAGAACGAGATCCTCGTCGGCGAGGCCGAGCCTTCGGGCGACTTCCCTGATGGACAGCGGAACGGCAGCAGCGGCTATCTCGGGATCGGAGGGGAAGTCCCGGGTCAGAATGAGTCGTCCTCGATGTTCTCGGGGGGCTCGATCTCCACCCTCTCCACCCTCGGGTTGATGACCTCCTCGAGCATCCAGCCTCTGGGGAGGCCGAATCCCTCCATGCAGGCGATCCTGTACTCCTTCTTGCCGGATTCCTCCCGCGAGATCACGCAGTAGCTCACGCCCTTCATATCGGCGAGTCGTCCGGCCTCACGTCTAGCCCTGTCGAGTTCAGTCATCCCAGAGACCTCCTTGGCAGCAGCGTATCCGGACGGGTCAACCGGACAGGACCTCCCGACCGGGGCACATACTATGAACGGGGTTCCGGAAAAATGCCACTGGACGGCGGGAGGGGCTTCGGAAGCCCCTCCGTCCGCCTGTTCCGGTTCCTCAGCCCCGGTCGTGCGAGCCTGATCTCCCGCAGGGGGCCGCCCCTCCCCCGTGGACGGGCAGCGATCCGATGGTGCTCAGCTGCTCGGGGGTCAGCACATCGTGGATCCTCACGATGGCTTCCAGCTCGATCTCCCTTGCAGCCTCGCGCCTCCCGGCCATTTCTTCGGCAAGCGCCTCGAGGTCGTCGACCGTGATTTCAGGGGAGCCGAACACCTCCATGAAGCCCGCCATGGGATCGACCGGAGCCTCCTCGTCCATCAGGCTGCGGATCTCCTCCCGGGTCTCCTCCAGGATGGCGTCGATGCTCCCGCGTTGGGCGTCATCGAGGTCGAGCCCCCCGAGGACGGGCATGAGCGCCTCGATCGCGACGCCGCCCATGCCCGGACCGGAGCCGGGGCCGGCACCTCCGCATC is from Candidatus Fermentibacter sp. and encodes:
- a CDS encoding Spy/CpxP family protein refolding chaperone, with product MRGTVLAAVIAMAVPSVFTGSRAFAQPPSSGGCGAGTWAPVPGGGPGCGGAGPGSGPGMGGVAIEALMPVLGGLDLDDAQRGSIDAILEETREEIRSLMDEEAPVDPMAGFMEVFGSPEITVDDLEALAEEMAGRREAAREIELEAIVRIHDVLTPEQLSTIGSLPVHGGGAAPCGRSGSHDRG